From Candidatus Nucleicultrix amoebiphila FS5, a single genomic window includes:
- a CDS encoding co-chaperone GroES produces MKFRPLHDRVLVRRIEQESKTSGGIIIPDSAKEKPIEGEVLAVGPGARNEAGQLTPLEVKVGDRIVFGKWSGTEVKIDGEELLILKESDIFGIVSNKKAA; encoded by the coding sequence ATGAAATTTAGACCTTTACATGACCGAGTCCTGGTCAGACGCATCGAACAAGAATCCAAGACATCAGGTGGTATTATCATCCCCGATAGCGCAAAAGAAAAGCCTATCGAAGGTGAAGTCCTAGCAGTTGGTCCTGGTGCCCGCAATGAAGCTGGCCAATTGACACCTCTCGAAGTCAAAGTTGGTGACCGCATTGTTTTCGGCAAATGGTCCGGAACAGAAGTAAAAATTGACGGCGAAGAGCTTTTGATTTTGAAAGAATCCGATATCTTCGGAATCGTTTCAAACAAAAAAGCTGCCTAA
- the groL gene encoding chaperonin GroEL (60 kDa chaperone family; promotes refolding of misfolded polypeptides especially under stressful conditions; forms two stacked rings of heptamers to form a barrel-shaped 14mer; ends can be capped by GroES; misfolded proteins enter the barrel where they are refolded when GroES binds), protein MSAKDVKFSADARNRMLKGVDILANAVKVTLGPKGRNVVISKSFGAPRITKDGVTVAKEVELENKFENMGAQMVREVASKTNDVAGDGTTTATVLAQAIVREGIKSVAAGMNPMDLKRGVDLAVTKVVEQIKGSAQKVSTSEKIAQVATISANGEVEIGQIIAEAMEKVGKEGVITVEEAKSINTELDVVEGMEFDRGYISPYFVTNSEKMIVELENPFILIHEKKLTGLQAMLPVLEQVVQSGRPLLIIAEDVEGEALATLVVNKLRGGLKVAAVKAPGFGDRRKAMLEDIAILTNSQVVSEELGIKLETVNLEMLGTAKKVVISKENTTVINGAGKKTDIEARCNQIRAQIEETTSDYDREKLQERLAKLSGGVAVIHVGGATEVEVKERKDRVEDAINATRAAVEEGIVAGGGAALLYAISSLKDTKPQNDDQRVGVDIIRRCLQAPIRQIVENAGEDGAVIAGKLLEKNDPNQGYDAQNGEYCDMIKRGIIDPAKVVRSALQDAASVAGLLITTEAMIADLPDKKDPAPMPDMGGMGGGMGGMGF, encoded by the coding sequence ATGAGTGCAAAAGACGTAAAGTTTTCGGCTGACGCCCGCAACCGGATGTTAAAAGGTGTCGATATTTTGGCCAATGCAGTTAAAGTAACCCTTGGACCAAAAGGTCGTAACGTAGTTATTTCAAAAAGCTTTGGCGCACCACGTATCACTAAAGACGGTGTTACGGTTGCTAAAGAAGTTGAATTGGAAAATAAATTTGAGAACATGGGCGCCCAAATGGTGCGCGAAGTTGCAAGCAAAACTAATGATGTTGCTGGTGACGGAACAACCACAGCAACTGTACTAGCTCAAGCTATCGTTCGTGAAGGCATTAAGTCCGTTGCTGCTGGAATGAACCCTATGGATCTTAAGCGTGGAGTTGATCTTGCCGTTACTAAAGTTGTTGAACAAATAAAAGGCAGCGCACAAAAGGTTTCCACAAGCGAGAAAATCGCACAAGTAGCAACTATTTCTGCAAATGGTGAAGTTGAAATCGGACAAATCATTGCAGAAGCTATGGAAAAGGTTGGTAAAGAAGGTGTCATAACTGTTGAAGAAGCAAAGTCCATCAATACTGAATTAGATGTTGTTGAAGGCATGGAATTCGACCGTGGATATATTTCTCCTTACTTCGTTACCAATTCAGAAAAAATGATTGTAGAACTAGAAAATCCCTTCATTCTCATTCACGAAAAGAAACTGACTGGTCTTCAAGCCATGCTACCAGTGCTTGAGCAAGTTGTACAATCCGGTCGTCCTCTGTTGATCATTGCTGAAGATGTTGAAGGCGAAGCCCTTGCAACTCTCGTCGTGAACAAGCTTCGTGGTGGTTTGAAAGTTGCTGCCGTAAAGGCTCCTGGCTTTGGTGATCGCCGTAAGGCTATGCTTGAAGACATTGCTATCCTAACAAATAGTCAAGTTGTTTCCGAAGAACTCGGTATTAAACTTGAGACTGTAAACCTTGAGATGTTGGGAACTGCAAAGAAAGTGGTAATTTCAAAAGAAAACACCACTGTTATCAATGGAGCCGGTAAGAAGACTGATATTGAAGCACGTTGCAACCAAATTCGCGCTCAAATTGAAGAAACAACTTCAGATTATGACCGTGAAAAACTGCAGGAACGCTTGGCAAAACTTTCAGGTGGTGTTGCAGTGATCCACGTAGGTGGCGCAACAGAAGTTGAAGTGAAAGAGCGTAAAGATCGTGTAGAAGATGCAATCAACGCAACTCGCGCAGCTGTTGAAGAAGGTATCGTTGCAGGTGGCGGAGCAGCACTTCTCTATGCTATTAGCTCACTCAAAGACACAAAACCACAAAACGACGATCAACGAGTTGGTGTAGATATCATCCGTCGTTGTTTACAAGCTCCAATTCGTCAAATCGTTGAAAATGCTGGAGAAGATGGTGCAGTAATTGCTGGTAAGCTTCTTGAGAAAAATGATCCTAACCAAGGATATGATGCTCAAAATGGTGAATATTGCGACATGATAAAACGCGGGATCATTGATCCAGCTAAGGTTGTACGTAGTGCTTTGCAAGATGCAGCTTCGGTTGCTGGTCTTCTTATCACCACTGAAGCCATGATCGCTGACCTCCCAGATAAAAAAGATCCCGCTCCAATGCCCGATATGGGTGGCATGGGCGGTGGCATGGGCGGCATGGGCTTCTAA
- a CDS encoding SDR family NAD(P)-dependent oxidoreductase, with translation MNNKIAIITGASKGIGRSIAKVFAAEGANVILVSRTEKDLKNVVDEITKSGGKASYIVADITKPENMERMAQMTLKMHNRIDILIHNAAGIYPPSRIDVMSKEEWHEVIKTNLNGAFYAVKAVIPAMKNQQYGRIVFTSSISGPRVGLPTKSHYTASKSGMNGFMKTIAIELAKYKITVNAVEPGNIMTEGMKVNSTKVIEERTKPIPMGRLGTPEETAYAHLFLASDEARYITGQSIIVDGGQTLPETHYGEY, from the coding sequence TTGAACAATAAAATTGCCATTATCACTGGAGCCAGTAAAGGGATTGGACGTAGCATTGCTAAAGTCTTTGCTGCCGAAGGAGCAAATGTGATTCTCGTCAGCAGGACTGAAAAAGATCTTAAAAATGTTGTTGATGAAATTACAAAATCGGGGGGTAAAGCTAGCTATATTGTTGCTGATATAACGAAGCCTGAAAATATGGAAAGAATGGCTCAAATGACGTTAAAAATGCATAATCGTATTGATATACTGATTCACAATGCTGCAGGTATTTATCCCCCCTCTCGCATCGACGTCATGTCCAAAGAAGAATGGCATGAAGTTATTAAAACAAATCTCAATGGTGCATTTTATGCCGTAAAAGCTGTTATTCCCGCTATGAAGAATCAACAATATGGTCGTATCGTTTTCACGTCATCGATATCAGGACCACGTGTTGGATTGCCAACAAAATCCCATTATACAGCTTCTAAAAGCGGCATGAATGGTTTCATGAAAACCATTGCTATTGAGCTTGCCAAATACAAAATTACTGTTAACGCTGTTGAACCTGGCAATATAATGACAGAAGGCATGAAGGTTAACAGTACTAAAGTTATTGAAGAGCGTACAAAACCCATTCCCATGGGACGTCTGGGGACTCCAGAAGAAACTGCCTATGCTCACTTATTCTTGGCGTCTGATGAGGCTCGATATATCACAGGTCAATCTATTATCGTCGATGGCGGACAAACGCTCCCTGAGACCCACTACGGAGAATATTAA
- a CDS encoding sulfite exporter TauE/SafE family protein, which produces MIYLVIACSSFVSSLLTFFSGFGLGTILMPFFALFFTVPAAIAMTALVHLLHNLFKTGLLWKNVEWKVVQRFGLSAVGAAIPGAYLLNYLAQLPSLITYKMFNVIFVIKPVNMVAGVLLMIFATIGLLAVKGSFFRIKWAILGGILSGFLGGLVGQQGAFRSAYLVQVGLKKEQFIATNSAIAIFVDMARLSIYGLSLEFLFSDANNWSYMGVAIFAAFLGALLGNVLLKKITIDLIHMLVIVILYFLGLALTLGLIS; this is translated from the coding sequence ATGATCTATTTGGTAATTGCTTGTAGTTCTTTTGTGTCATCGTTGCTGACATTTTTTTCAGGGTTTGGTTTAGGTACAATCCTTATGCCATTCTTTGCTTTATTTTTTACTGTTCCTGCAGCTATTGCTATGACGGCTCTGGTCCATTTGCTGCACAATCTGTTTAAGACAGGGTTGTTATGGAAGAATGTGGAGTGGAAGGTGGTGCAACGTTTTGGTTTATCTGCGGTAGGCGCTGCTATACCAGGAGCTTACTTACTTAACTATCTTGCTCAACTTCCCTCTTTAATCACTTATAAGATGTTTAATGTTATTTTTGTGATAAAGCCTGTGAATATGGTAGCTGGTGTTTTGCTGATGATATTTGCTACGATTGGTCTATTAGCTGTGAAAGGATCATTTTTTAGAATTAAGTGGGCTATCTTAGGAGGGATTTTAAGTGGTTTTCTTGGTGGTTTAGTAGGTCAACAAGGAGCTTTTCGAAGTGCATACCTAGTTCAAGTGGGGCTTAAGAAAGAACAATTTATTGCGACCAATTCTGCTATCGCTATCTTTGTTGATATGGCACGTTTGAGTATTTATGGTTTGTCTCTTGAGTTTTTGTTTTCAGATGCCAATAATTGGTCATACATGGGAGTGGCAATTTTTGCAGCTTTTCTGGGAGCTCTTTTAGGAAACGTTTTATTAAAAAAAATTACAATTGATCTTATTCACATGCTCGTGATCGTCATATTATATTTTTTAGGATTGGCACTTACACTTGGACTTATTTCATAA
- a CDS encoding phospholipase D family nuclease, which yields MYKKITHLPISKTTIAAALLMGMVSGYTAHEFLHPHWQESSNSNAKISACFTPQENCTQLIIEAINNAKSSIFVQAYSFTSKPIARALIEAKEQGKTVALLFDRSQLKDMHSMLFELQKSGLKVSFDDVPGIAHNKVMIIDQRFVITGSFNWTKAAQSRNAENVLFINDPQITKLYMQNWELRSQQAWRIN from the coding sequence ATGTATAAAAAAATCACGCATTTACCAATTTCTAAAACAACAATCGCAGCAGCCCTACTTATGGGAATGGTTTCAGGCTATACTGCTCATGAATTTTTGCATCCACATTGGCAGGAATCCTCTAATTCAAATGCCAAAATTAGTGCCTGCTTCACACCTCAAGAAAATTGCACTCAACTTATTATTGAGGCAATAAACAATGCTAAATCATCCATTTTCGTTCAAGCTTACTCTTTTACTTCCAAACCTATTGCTCGTGCATTAATCGAAGCTAAAGAGCAAGGAAAAACGGTAGCTCTACTCTTTGATAGAAGTCAATTGAAAGACATGCATTCTATGCTTTTTGAACTTCAAAAATCTGGCTTAAAAGTTTCTTTCGACGACGTCCCAGGAATTGCTCATAATAAAGTCATGATTATTGATCAACGTTTTGTAATCACAGGATCGTTCAATTGGACAAAGGCAGCACAAAGTCGTAATGCTGAAAATGTATTATTCATAAATGATCCACAGATTACAAAACTATACATGCAAAACTGGGAATTAAGATCTCAGCAAGCATGGAGAATCAATTAA
- the mgtA gene encoding magnesium-translocating P-type ATPase, with protein sequence MVPENSQTQPGEIQSLASQILVHLCDGNAQHCLTALHSRFEGLSAEEVEFRLEQYGLNEIAQDKIPSWYFQLFKSFITPFNGILIFLGTISLITDIIFASVENRSWRTIIMISIMIALSTLLRFWQEYKSIVAAEKLKAMVKTTATVVRKDFSEPKEVSTSHLVPGDIIKLSAGDMIPADVRLLISKDLFVNQAVLTGESLPVEKHSQLKHHLHKDSLNPFELSSICLMGTDVVSGTATAVIVNTGNHTYFGSLAKKIVNQRPLTSFDIGINKVSWIIIRLILVMVPIVFLLNGITKEEWLNSLLFAVSVAVGLTPEMLPMIVTANLAKGAVAMSRRKTIVKSLNSIQNFGAMNILCTDKTGTLTQNKIVVVWHLDVYGHKHDQSVLKYAYLNSHYQTGLKNLLDLAIIDYIKEHKHEDLKNVYERIDEIPFDFSRRRMSIVLKENETTHLLICKGAVEEVMALCTHFEEQGVAKLLSDDVRKKAKHMVEELATDGLRVLAVAYKSMPASAEYQYTFEDETKMTLAGYVAFLDPPKATAKEAIIALQHKGIIVKVITGDNEMVTQKICKEVGLMNGHNIVLGNNIDTMTDTELADIAENTTVFAKISPLQKSRIIRALKMKNNTVGYIGDGINDAAALREADVGISVDTAVDIAKESADIILLDKSLMVIDDGVLEGRKTFGNIIKYIKMTASSNFGNVFSVLTASAFLPFLPMLPIHLLIQNLLYDISQTVIPWDNVDREYLKVPRKWDASGIARFMMFIGPISSIFDIITFIVMWNVFKANSVLHQSLFQSGWFIVGLLTQTLIVHMIRTPKIPFIQSMASTPVILLTMIIMMIGIYIPYSILGEHVKFVPLPAEYFVWLVGILTAYCTLTQFVKVWYIRRFHEWL encoded by the coding sequence ATGGTGCCCGAAAATTCCCAAACTCAGCCAGGTGAAATACAATCATTAGCCTCTCAAATTCTTGTACATCTTTGTGATGGCAATGCGCAGCATTGCCTAACAGCCTTACATTCACGTTTTGAGGGGCTTAGTGCAGAGGAAGTAGAGTTTCGTTTAGAGCAATATGGGCTTAATGAAATCGCACAAGATAAAATACCTTCTTGGTATTTTCAGTTATTTAAATCTTTTATCACGCCATTCAATGGAATACTCATTTTTTTGGGGACGATTTCACTCATTACGGATATTATTTTTGCCTCTGTTGAAAACCGCTCCTGGCGCACTATTATCATGATTTCAATTATGATTGCGCTTAGTACATTGTTACGATTTTGGCAGGAGTATAAGTCTATTGTAGCTGCAGAAAAACTAAAAGCTATGGTAAAAACAACTGCAACAGTTGTTCGAAAAGACTTTTCAGAGCCTAAAGAAGTTTCTACTTCTCACCTTGTGCCAGGTGACATCATTAAGTTATCTGCAGGCGATATGATTCCAGCTGATGTACGGTTATTGATTTCTAAAGATCTTTTCGTGAATCAGGCTGTCTTAACAGGCGAATCATTGCCAGTTGAAAAGCATAGCCAATTGAAGCATCACTTGCATAAAGATTCTTTGAATCCATTTGAACTCAGTTCTATCTGCTTAATGGGAACGGATGTTGTGAGTGGAACAGCTACTGCTGTTATTGTGAATACAGGAAATCATACTTATTTTGGATCTTTAGCTAAAAAAATCGTTAATCAACGCCCTCTCACAAGCTTTGACATAGGTATAAACAAAGTGAGTTGGATCATTATTCGATTGATACTAGTGATGGTTCCAATTGTTTTTTTATTGAATGGTATCACAAAAGAAGAATGGCTAAATTCGCTTTTGTTCGCGGTCTCTGTAGCAGTTGGGTTAACTCCTGAAATGTTACCAATGATAGTAACTGCAAATTTAGCTAAGGGTGCAGTTGCAATGTCTCGAAGAAAGACAATTGTAAAAAGCTTAAATTCCATACAAAATTTTGGCGCTATGAATATTCTTTGTACAGATAAAACAGGGACATTGACACAAAACAAGATTGTGGTTGTGTGGCATCTAGATGTTTATGGGCATAAGCATGATCAAAGCGTTCTAAAATATGCATATTTAAATAGTCACTATCAAACTGGTCTTAAAAATTTGCTCGATCTTGCAATTATTGATTATATTAAAGAGCATAAGCACGAAGACTTGAAAAATGTTTACGAACGTATTGACGAAATTCCTTTTGATTTTTCTCGAAGACGCATGTCCATTGTTTTGAAAGAGAATGAAACAACGCACCTTCTAATTTGTAAGGGAGCAGTTGAAGAAGTAATGGCACTTTGCACTCATTTTGAAGAACAGGGCGTCGCAAAATTATTGAGCGATGATGTGCGTAAAAAAGCCAAGCACATGGTTGAAGAGTTAGCTACCGATGGTCTTAGAGTTTTAGCCGTAGCCTATAAATCAATGCCTGCTTCTGCGGAGTATCAATATACTTTTGAAGATGAAACTAAGATGACTCTAGCTGGGTATGTTGCGTTTCTTGATCCACCTAAAGCAACAGCAAAGGAAGCCATTATTGCACTTCAACATAAAGGAATTATCGTGAAGGTAATCACTGGCGATAATGAAATGGTAACGCAGAAAATATGCAAAGAAGTTGGATTAATGAATGGCCACAACATTGTATTAGGGAACAATATCGATACTATGACCGACACTGAGCTTGCAGACATAGCAGAAAACACAACAGTTTTTGCAAAAATTTCTCCTTTGCAGAAGTCTCGTATCATTCGTGCGCTTAAGATGAAAAACAATACGGTGGGCTATATTGGCGATGGAATTAATGATGCTGCAGCTTTAAGAGAAGCAGACGTAGGTATTTCAGTAGATACGGCTGTTGATATTGCAAAGGAATCAGCAGATATTATTTTACTTGATAAAAGCCTTATGGTTATTGATGATGGAGTTTTAGAAGGAAGGAAGACTTTTGGTAACATTATAAAATATATCAAAATGACGGCGAGTTCTAACTTCGGGAATGTCTTTAGTGTTCTTACGGCTAGTGCATTTCTTCCTTTTCTCCCTATGTTACCCATTCACTTACTGATCCAAAATTTACTCTATGATATTTCACAAACTGTTATTCCTTGGGATAATGTCGACAGAGAATATTTAAAGGTGCCACGCAAATGGGATGCGAGTGGGATAGCCCGATTTATGATGTTTATAGGGCCCATTAGTTCAATTTTTGATATTATAACTTTCATAGTTATGTGGAATGTATTTAAAGCTAATTCAGTGCTCCATCAGTCCTTGTTCCAATCAGGCTGGTTTATTGTAGGATTACTTACTCAAACTCTTATTGTGCATATGATAAGAACACCTAAAATCCCATTTATACAAAGTATGGCATCGACACCAGTAATTTTACTGACAATGATTATTATGATGATTGGAATATATATCCCCTATTCAATCTTAGGAGAGCACGTCAAATTTGTGCCATTACCCGCAGAATATTTTGTTTGGCTAGTAGGAATTCTGACCGCTTATTGTACTCTCACTCAGTTTGTTAAAGTATGGTATATTCGGCGTTTTCATGAGTGGCTTTAA
- a CDS encoding MBL fold metallo-hydrolase encodes MEVRFWGVRGSTPVSGHKYQNVGGHSSCVSIHCDNEIIILDAGTGLYDLGGWMIENAIHEASLCFSHYHLDHITGFPFFAPAYNKNFTLYIYGGKMEGMSTIKNVLEGDIFKKPLFPVPFSVMQAKMIFNHLKHQERIQISKTLEFTCGDLNHPGGALGYRIKAHDKVVCYIADTEHYDVGLDNNVLDLIKDADLVIYDATFTQEEYPLKRGWGHSTPEQGIKVCQRAGAKKLALYHHDPSHDDDFLMDLEKKVQNIWPFVFIAKQGMHLEI; translated from the coding sequence ATGGAAGTGCGCTTTTGGGGAGTAAGAGGGTCTACCCCCGTTTCAGGACACAAGTACCAAAACGTTGGCGGACATTCAAGTTGTGTAAGCATTCATTGTGATAACGAAATCATTATTTTGGATGCGGGAACAGGTCTTTATGACCTTGGGGGATGGATGATCGAGAATGCTATCCATGAAGCTAGCCTATGCTTTTCCCACTATCATTTAGATCATATCACAGGCTTTCCCTTTTTTGCTCCAGCATATAACAAAAATTTTACCCTCTATATCTATGGAGGAAAAATGGAAGGGATGAGCACAATTAAGAATGTTCTTGAGGGAGATATTTTTAAAAAACCTTTATTTCCCGTGCCGTTTTCTGTGATGCAGGCCAAAATGATATTTAATCATCTCAAACATCAAGAGAGAATCCAAATATCAAAAACTTTAGAATTCACTTGTGGTGATCTTAATCACCCGGGTGGAGCTCTTGGTTATAGAATTAAAGCGCATGATAAAGTTGTCTGTTACATCGCTGATACAGAGCATTACGATGTTGGTCTAGACAATAATGTTCTAGATCTTATTAAAGATGCAGATTTGGTTATTTATGATGCAACTTTTACTCAAGAAGAATACCCTCTTAAACGTGGATGGGGGCATTCAACGCCAGAACAAGGAATAAAAGTATGTCAACGAGCAGGAGCTAAAAAGCTTGCATTGTATCATCACGATCCATCTCATGATGATGATTTTCTTATGGATCTTGAGAAAAAAGTTCAAAATATTTGGCCTTTTGTTTTTATTGCAAAGCAAGGAATGCATCTAGAGATTTAG
- a CDS encoding response regulator encodes MVKILIVDDEPDLDVLIQQRFRNEIAAGQYRFYFARDGEHALKVVAKQQDIDIVASDLNMPQMNGFELLRILHAKHPHIQTMIVSAYSDMENISLASQYGAAVFITKPIRFDDFEDKLKELIKKLKKSDRKFAK; translated from the coding sequence ATGGTAAAAATTCTGATTGTCGATGATGAACCGGATCTAGATGTCCTTATTCAACAACGCTTTCGTAATGAAATCGCTGCTGGTCAATACCGTTTTTACTTTGCAAGAGATGGAGAGCATGCACTTAAAGTTGTAGCAAAGCAGCAAGATATTGATATCGTTGCAAGTGATCTCAATATGCCTCAAATGAATGGTTTTGAGCTTTTAAGGATTCTTCATGCAAAACATCCCCATATTCAAACTATGATCGTCTCCGCTTATAGCGATATGGAGAATATTTCTCTCGCTAGTCAATATGGTGCGGCAGTTTTTATCACAAAACCTATTCGATTTGACGACTTTGAAGATAAACTTAAAGAGTTGATTAAAAAGTTAAAGAAATCAGACAGAAAGTTTGCAAAATAA